A single region of the Gracilibacillus caseinilyticus genome encodes:
- the rsmA gene encoding 16S rRNA (adenine(1518)-N(6)/adenine(1519)-N(6))-dimethyltransferase RsmA, producing MSEQKAIATPKRTKEILEKYGFSFKKSLGQNFLIDVNILRNIIHHAGISKEMNAIEIGPGIGALTEQLALAANKVVAFEIDGRLVPILEDTLAPYDHVDIINQDILKADFKQVWQQHFQDQKPVKVVANLPYYITTPILMQLLMANLPIASITVMIQKEVAERMAASENSKEYGSLSIAIQYYTDASVKMIVPKTVFMPQPRVDSAVLHLEKRETPPVDVEDEAFFFQLVQASFQQRRKTLRNNLTRHFKEVLTKPDIEQGFEQLGINGTRRGESLTMQEFANLANYFYDQVKENS from the coding sequence ATGAGTGAACAGAAAGCAATCGCTACACCAAAGCGAACAAAAGAAATATTAGAGAAATATGGGTTTTCATTTAAAAAGAGTTTAGGGCAGAATTTCCTTATTGATGTTAATATTTTGCGTAATATTATTCATCATGCAGGAATTTCGAAAGAGATGAATGCGATCGAAATCGGACCTGGTATTGGCGCACTGACCGAGCAATTAGCATTAGCTGCCAACAAGGTAGTAGCTTTCGAAATAGATGGACGTTTAGTGCCTATTTTAGAAGATACGTTAGCTCCGTATGACCACGTTGACATTATCAATCAAGACATTCTAAAGGCGGACTTCAAACAAGTTTGGCAACAACATTTTCAAGATCAAAAGCCGGTAAAAGTGGTAGCGAATTTACCGTATTACATTACGACACCAATTTTGATGCAATTATTAATGGCAAACTTACCAATTGCAAGTATTACCGTTATGATTCAGAAAGAAGTTGCAGAACGGATGGCAGCCAGTGAGAATAGTAAAGAATATGGATCCTTATCGATTGCGATCCAGTATTATACCGATGCCAGTGTGAAAATGATTGTACCGAAGACGGTTTTTATGCCGCAACCACGGGTGGATTCAGCTGTTCTTCATTTAGAAAAACGGGAGACACCTCCAGTAGATGTAGAGGATGAAGCGTTCTTTTTTCAATTGGTACAGGCTAGTTTTCAGCAAAGGCGAAAAACATTACGTAATAATTTAACGAGACATTTTAAAGAAGTATTGACGAAGCCGGATATCGAACAAGGATTTGAGCAATTAGGTATTAATGGTACACGACGTGGAGAATCGCTGACGATGCAAGAATTCGCTAATTTAGCTAATTATTTCTATGATCAAGTGAAAGAAAATTCCTAA
- the rnmV gene encoding ribonuclease M5 produces the protein MKVKEIIVVEGKDDTAKLKQAMDVDTIETNGSAINKDILAQIAHAKDKRGVIVFTDPDYPGQRIRQIIDQHVPGCKHAFLTREEAAGDGKQRKSLGIEHASKEVLLHALSQVYELSDNRVTDITRADLLRYGLIGGKGAKEKRQRLGQQLRIGHINGKQLLRRLEMFQINKAEFEAVMDQIIQEERS, from the coding sequence TTGAAGGTGAAAGAAATAATTGTCGTAGAAGGCAAGGATGATACGGCTAAACTAAAACAAGCAATGGACGTGGATACCATTGAGACAAATGGTTCTGCCATCAATAAAGATATATTAGCGCAAATTGCACATGCTAAAGATAAACGGGGAGTAATCGTGTTTACCGATCCAGATTATCCCGGTCAACGCATCCGTCAAATAATTGATCAGCATGTTCCAGGCTGTAAGCACGCTTTTTTAACGAGGGAAGAAGCGGCAGGAGACGGTAAACAGCGAAAAAGTCTAGGTATCGAGCACGCTTCAAAAGAAGTGCTTCTACATGCTTTAAGCCAGGTATATGAATTAAGTGATAATCGTGTCACAGATATTACACGAGCGGATTTATTACGATACGGCTTAATCGGTGGTAAAGGAGCTAAAGAAAAACGGCAGCGACTTGGTCAGCAGTTAAGAATCGGACATATAAACGGTAAGCAGTTATTAAGAAGATTAGAAATGTTTCAAATCAATAAAGCCGAATTTGAAGCAGTAATGGACCAAATCATTCAGGAGGAACGTTCATGA
- a CDS encoding G5 and 3D domain-containing protein, which yields MKRLLNLKRILQNKDFKYAISLFVIIGFICFSFYELSKAEVTVVQNDEETTVHTHAKTVGDVLNELAIDVGEHDKLSHEQSDHVNSGMQIEHTIAKEVVVNVDGEKQSYYTTADNVEVFLAEQNIELTKNDHIKQSMDTNIEDNLEINIEKAFQITINDGGEEKQVWTTGGTVKNLLASEEIEIGELDRVEPKQSASISEGTAVNITRVEKVKDVEEEEVDYKVVKRSDNSLTKGKEEVVSEGETGVVEKHYEVVLENGEEVSRELVKENVKKESKERIVAIGTKVSQPATTITTASAATNSTPSETVSRGKEEESSKTLYMKATAYNWDCATCDGRGLTSTGYNLKANPNGVVAVDPSVIPLGTKVWVEGYGYAIARDTGGNIKGNKIDLHMSTKQKAASYGSRTVKVKIID from the coding sequence ATGAAGCGTCTTCTTAATCTAAAACGCATTTTGCAGAACAAAGACTTTAAATACGCTATCTCTTTATTTGTCATTATCGGATTTATCTGTTTTTCATTCTATGAATTATCAAAGGCGGAAGTGACAGTTGTGCAGAATGACGAAGAAACAACAGTGCATACACACGCGAAAACTGTTGGAGATGTCCTTAATGAACTTGCAATTGATGTTGGTGAGCATGATAAGCTTTCACATGAACAAAGTGATCATGTTAACTCCGGGATGCAAATCGAGCATACAATTGCAAAAGAAGTAGTCGTTAATGTTGATGGGGAGAAACAATCCTATTACACAACAGCGGATAATGTCGAAGTATTCTTAGCAGAACAAAACATAGAACTCACTAAAAATGATCATATCAAACAATCAATGGATACAAACATAGAAGATAATCTTGAAATAAACATTGAAAAAGCGTTCCAAATCACGATCAACGATGGAGGCGAAGAAAAGCAGGTGTGGACAACAGGTGGCACAGTTAAAAACCTGCTAGCCAGTGAAGAGATTGAAATCGGGGAGCTGGATCGCGTTGAACCAAAACAATCTGCATCGATTAGTGAAGGAACAGCTGTCAATATTACACGAGTCGAAAAAGTAAAAGATGTTGAAGAAGAAGAGGTTGACTACAAAGTTGTAAAACGTAGCGACAATTCTTTAACAAAAGGCAAGGAAGAAGTTGTTTCAGAAGGGGAAACAGGAGTCGTTGAAAAACATTATGAAGTAGTATTGGAAAATGGCGAAGAAGTTTCTCGTGAACTTGTGAAGGAAAATGTAAAAAAAGAAAGTAAGGAACGTATCGTAGCAATAGGAACCAAAGTATCACAGCCTGCTACTACTATTACAACAGCCTCAGCTGCTACTAATTCTACGCCAAGTGAAACGGTATCCAGGGGCAAAGAAGAAGAGTCGAGTAAAACGTTGTACATGAAAGCAACAGCGTATAATTGGGATTGTGCCACATGTGATGGTAGAGGTCTTACTTCAACAGGATATAATTTAAAGGCAAATCCAAATGGTGTTGTAGCTGTTGATCCAAGTGTTATACCTTTAGGTACGAAAGTTTGGGTAGAAGGTTATGGTTATGCGATTGCCAGAGATACTGGCGGTAACATAAAAGGAAACAAAATCGATCTTCACATGTCTACCAAACAAAAAGCAGCTAGTTATGGTTCCAGAACGGTAAAAGTAAAGATTATTGATTAA
- a CDS encoding TatD family hydrolase: MLFDTHVHLNVSHFDEDREAVLERAKEAGVEHMVIVGFDHDTIPKAIEMAEQYDYIYAAVGWHPVDAVDMTEKELKWIEELAAHPKVVAIGEMGLDYHWDKSPEDVQKDVFRKQIRLARKINLPVIIHNREATEDIVEILQEEKAEEVGGIMHCYNDSVDYVDACLKMNFYISLGGPVTFKNATLPKEVAKYVPLDRLLIETDCPFLAPHPNRGKRNEPAYVKLVAEKIAELREVSVEEIGKNTTENAKRFFGIK; encoded by the coding sequence ATGTTATTTGATACACATGTTCATTTGAATGTGTCCCACTTTGACGAAGATAGAGAAGCGGTGCTCGAGCGAGCGAAGGAAGCTGGTGTCGAGCACATGGTGATTGTCGGATTTGACCATGATACAATTCCGAAGGCGATAGAGATGGCAGAGCAATACGATTATATATACGCCGCAGTTGGTTGGCATCCAGTTGATGCCGTTGATATGACAGAGAAGGAATTGAAATGGATCGAAGAACTTGCTGCGCATCCGAAGGTAGTGGCAATCGGAGAAATGGGCTTAGATTATCATTGGGATAAGTCCCCGGAAGATGTACAAAAAGATGTTTTTCGTAAACAAATCAGACTTGCACGTAAGATAAACCTGCCTGTTATTATTCATAATCGAGAAGCAACAGAAGATATTGTCGAAATTTTACAGGAAGAGAAGGCAGAAGAAGTCGGTGGAATCATGCATTGTTATAATGATTCTGTTGATTATGTCGATGCCTGTCTGAAGATGAATTTTTATATTTCTTTAGGCGGACCAGTTACTTTCAAGAATGCAACCTTACCAAAGGAAGTGGCGAAATATGTCCCTTTAGATCGATTGTTAATAGAAACAGATTGTCCATTTTTGGCACCTCACCCGAATAGGGGTAAACGAAACGAGCCTGCCTATGTAAAATTAGTTGCAGAGAAGATTGCAGAACTGCGAGAAGTGAGTGTGGAAGAAATAGGGAAAAACACCACTGAAAATGCGAAAAGATTCTTCGGAATAAAATAA